The Fusarium musae strain F31 chromosome 10, whole genome shotgun sequence genome window below encodes:
- a CDS encoding hypothetical protein (EggNog:ENOG41) — MAVDLEQQSSSPAPTLHDEPAVMEDTQRHGINSTTWHGRRGLVTKILTGVMVAILVVFLADLSYVFGSTFEVGNRVSALKILVVDYDGGAVGESVASAYKNFQDKTFPTLEFRSADDYPETNDVKHGVCHADYWGAIYINKGSSDKLAAAYEGGSAAETYNPADSITYIYNSARYPTVASGYLVPNMQKVISAARGSYYQSQQGRSALRSVNSSDPAAVQAYLNPIQGTADIIMPTNQGSRNLYNTINIVMAILGQFFYVLAMNGIYDKFGLHKNMRIRDLFIMRFINGMIFSALYALIVTGYIWAFREDWGVSGGQFALSWLTFWLFMDVNFQVLETLIGSYIPMALTPFFLLTWFMMNVGSVVFPFELTAGFYRIGYLFPAHSLWIILIQVWSGCGNSLHIGLPILFAWWIVGHVTAFFGIRKRCLDQLENLNTAEGKQQ, encoded by the coding sequence ATGGCAGTCGATCTAGAACAACAATCATCCTCCCCTGCTCCCACGTTACACGACGAGCCGGCCGTCATGGAGGACACACAACGACATGGCATCAACTCAACAACATGGCACGGCCGAAGGGGTCTTGTCACCAAGATCCTCACAGGAGTCATGGTCGCCAttctcgtcgtcttcctcgcCGACCTTTCATACGTCTTCGGTTCCACATTCGAGGTCGGTAATCGAGTATCAGCCCTGAAGATCCTAGTTGTCGACTATGatggtggtgctgttggGGAGTCTGTCGCCAGCGCATACAAGAACTTCCAGGACAAGACGTTCCCTACACTTGAGTTTCGATCCGCCGATGACTACCCCGAGACAAATGATGTCAAGCATGGCGTCTGTCACGCTGATTATTGGGGTGCTATCTACATCAACAAGGGCTCTTCTGATaagcttgctgctgcttaTGAAGGTGGCTCTGCTGCCGAGACCTACAACCCTGCTGATAGCATCACCTACATCTACAACAGCGCCCGATATCCTACTGTCGCTTCTGGATACTTGGTTCCCAACATGCAAAAGGTCATCAGCGCCGCTCGAGGTAGCTACTATCAGTCCCAACAGGGTCGATCCGCTCTACGAAGTGTCAACAGCAGTGACCCAGCTGCCGTCCAAGCATATCTCAACCCAATCCAAGGTACCGccgacatcatcatgcccACCAACCAAGGAAGTCGAAACCTttacaacaccatcaacattGTCATGGCTATCCTTGGCCAGTTCTTCTACGTCCTCGCCATGAACGGTATCTACGACAAGTTCGGCCTTCACAAGAACATGCGCATCCGCGATCTCTTCATTATGCGTTTCATCAACGGCATGATATTCTCTGCTCTCTATGCCTTGATCGTCACAGGCTATATTTGGGCCTTCCGCGAAGACTGGGGTGTGTCGGGCGGACAGTTTGCTCTATCCTGGTTGACCTTTTGGCTATTCATGGATGTCAACTTCCAAGTACTAGAAACTCTGATTGGAAGCTATATCCCCATGGCCCTCAcgcccttcttcctcctgacTTGGTTCATGATGAATGTCGGCTCTGTCGTGTTCCCCTTTGAGCTCACAGCTGGATTCTACCGCATTGGTTACCTTTTCCCCGCTCATTCATTATGGATTATTCTCATCCAGGTCTGGTCTGGATGCGGCAACTCTCTTCATATTGGGCTTCCTATTCTCTTTGCTTGGTGGATTGTTGGACATGTAACAGCATTCTTCGGTATTCGAAAGAGGTGCTTGGATCAGTTGGAGAATCTCAACACTGCTGAGGGCAAGCAACAATAA